In one window of Rathayibacter caricis DSM 15933 DNA:
- a CDS encoding exonuclease domain-containing protein, producing MPLTFTAIDFETANAQRGSACAVGVARVTDGAITYRASTLIRPLTGDDFSPRNTDIHGLRWEDCETAPDWVAVAGWLDTVIGDDPVIAHNAPFEKGVIAAAHKLAMLDAPVPDLLCTVVLAKAHLALDSYRLPTVAAHLGVVLDDHHDAEADAVASAEVALALGRRLGRHDVHHLWSDSRVPKTSARAAYTRLADLPAPAADADPTGPLFGETVVFTGEIDGMPRKKAQALVAAHGASIGSNVTRKTTLVVMGTFGPGELKPGEIVSAKVVKARELALAGQRIEILDAPGFGELLAVIGASV from the coding sequence ATGCCCCTGACCTTCACAGCGATCGACTTCGAGACGGCGAATGCTCAGAGAGGCTCGGCCTGCGCGGTCGGTGTCGCCCGGGTGACCGACGGCGCGATCACCTATCGAGCGTCCACGCTCATCCGACCTCTGACAGGAGACGATTTCTCCCCAAGGAATACGGACATCCACGGGTTGAGGTGGGAGGACTGCGAGACCGCCCCCGACTGGGTGGCGGTCGCAGGATGGTTGGACACGGTCATCGGAGACGATCCGGTCATCGCTCACAACGCGCCCTTCGAGAAGGGAGTGATCGCAGCCGCACACAAGTTGGCGATGCTCGACGCGCCTGTTCCGGACCTCCTGTGCACGGTGGTGCTGGCGAAAGCTCATCTGGCCCTCGACTCCTACCGTCTGCCGACCGTCGCCGCGCACCTCGGGGTGGTCCTCGACGACCACCACGATGCGGAAGCCGATGCTGTCGCCAGTGCTGAAGTGGCTCTCGCCCTCGGGCGCCGTCTCGGGCGTCACGATGTTCATCATCTCTGGAGTGACAGTCGGGTGCCGAAGACGTCCGCCCGCGCTGCTTACACTCGTCTCGCGGATCTCCCGGCCCCCGCCGCGGACGCCGATCCGACCGGTCCGCTGTTCGGCGAGACAGTCGTCTTCACCGGGGAGATCGACGGAATGCCGCGGAAGAAGGCTCAGGCGCTGGTTGCCGCGCACGGAGCCAGCATCGGCTCGAACGTCACGAGAAAGACGACCCTCGTGGTGATGGGCACATTCGGTCCGGGAGAGCTCAAGCCGGGCGAGATCGTCAGTGCGAAAGTGGTGAAGGCGCGGGAACTCGCGCTAGCGGGTCAGAGGATCGAGATCCTCGATGCCCCGGGATTCGGCGAACTGCTCGCCGTCATCGGCGCGTCCGTCTAG